In Besnoitia besnoiti strain Bb-Ger1 chromosome I, whole genome shotgun sequence, the genomic window GGTCATACGACGCTTCCCTTTCGAAGTCATCGAGCAAAGAGCCAGTCTTACCTTTGCGTACGAAGGGTGGCACTGGATTGCCTCCGTGCAATCCCCGATGACGGCTTCATAGCATTTTCCGTGGAGATGACACGCCGCCCtgagcagagaaaaaagagcgCAAGCCGACAAACGGAATATAAGGAGACCAGGGACGAAAATAAGACGATCTCAGCGCTCGCCccagcgcagcgcgaagagcgcgctgGCTGTGTCCCGCACCTGGAAGGCGCATGCCAGAATGAAAAATACCTGTTTGAGAGAAGAACGGCCCTTAACTCGTTGAACTCCTTGGCCttggcctcgcgctcgcgctccttttcttccttgAAGAGGATGAATTCACGCTCAGTCAAAAGgtgctcttcttcctcttctgcgtcacCTCGCTTTTTAGCTTCGCCGTCTTGCTTCTCGTCATCTTGCTTCTTCTCACCCTCATCACGGCCCATATCTTCTCCCTTATCTTTCGGTTCGCCGTCTTTTGCCTTTGCCGCTTCACtctcttcggcggccgcgggcaccgcctctgcgtcagcgtccctcggcgccctgtcctcttccgccgtctctcgcgcatCCTCGAAGAGTTCTTTTCCAGCGTCGGTTTTctcgccgttcgcgcgctgccctcggctgcgcgagcgctcGTACCGGACATTCTCAGCTGCCTCTAGCTCGTCTTCTTTCGCCTGCATAATCGCATCGAACTCATCCAGCcagtcgtcttcctcgtcatCAAGTCTGTCTAGGGCCTCCGTGTACACGTCAAGAGCTTCGGGGTATTTGCCTTCGCGGAATTTGCGATTGCCCAGTTCCTTGAGTTCCGCCGCCGTTTTGCCCTCCAtactttcttcttccttctcttcttgaAATTCCTCAACTCGCGGGGAGTCgggcttctcttcttccggaACGACCTCTCCTAGATCTTCAACTTTCGGCTGGGagtcctcgtcctcttcttccctctcgtcgtcgccctcttctccATCCCACGTGTcaggcgcagcctctgccttctctggTTCATCCTCTTCTACTTTCACTGTTCCCACGGCTTGGACGTCATCCTCGTGCGCGATTTTCGCTGCCTCCCCTctgtcctcctcgccgttcGCCTGGGTTTGTTGCGCTTCGTCGTCCTTGCCCCCTTCgacagacgccgaagaagcggagttccctgcctcttctgcgacCCCTCGAATCTTGtcagcgagcgcctcgcctctcacATACTCGGACGCTAGATCGCTTCTCTCCCTTGGAAACTCGACACgactttcttcttccttcggTCGCTCCATTGGAAAAGGAGATGGCGCATCCTCTTCGGCGACCCTAGCCTCGACGACTGCCTGTTGCTCTTCCGGCTTCGCATGTACCtgagccgcagctgcagccgcgcccctcTCCTCTTTGTCTGTATCAGCCTGCTGGACGTCGGGATGGTGTGTGAGAGGCTCTGCATCCAGAGGCGACGCTTCTGCATGCATCGGCATCGGAGACGACGATGCAGCCTTGTCTTCGCGAGCGTCCTGTGCGGAGGGACTCGGCTCCGGTCCACGCTCCTCCTGCGTTTCCCCGCTTCCCCCTGGCTGCGCTTCAGAAGCTTCTGTTGCCTCACTGCTGGCCTCTACTGCCTGACCCGCGGAACCACAAACTGGAGAACTCGAAGACGGGTCGGACTGCCACAAATCAGACGACAAGGtagcagcggcaggcggagcAGAGGAGGGAACTGAAGCAGAAGCTGGTGAACCCGAagcagacggaggaggcaCCGTGCCTGTCGGGTAGTCGTATTTGAAAGATCCCCTCACGCGGCGGTCTTGGTCGCGCAGAAAAGCTTCTTCCGCCGGGGTGAGACGGGCAATCTCTTCATCCTGGAGAAGAGACATGGCAGGCCCCTCCCGCGGAGATAACGGAAGGGGCGACAAAGCCGGAGACGGAAAAACGTCGCTCTTGTGTCTCTGCTCGCGGGTCGCTTCGCCCTGGAGGCAATCTGTCGCGCTCGCAGACACGTCCTGCGCTCCTTCCCAACCAGTTTGACGGTCGCTGTCTGAGGATGGGTGCCGgggagaagacggagaaggcgcggcccCCTGGGTagtgggcgccgcggacagaGTCCGTGCACTTCGAACCTTATCCTCCCCTTCTGCCACTCTCTTATTttcgctctcgtctctctcatCCTTGCTCTGCCCGTTGTTTTTCACGTTGCAGGAGAGCTCGtcaggcgacgaagaagcggaggccaccacccgcacgccgccggcgaccgccgcgtcgagctcTTCTTCATGCGGCGGAACAAGGCCACAAATCTTCTTTTCTGTGTCACCTTTTCCTTCACTTAGCTCCGATCCTCCCTGGGAT contains:
- a CDS encoding tetratricopeptide repeat-containing protein (encoded by transcript BESB_006040) is translated as MIFIFLLIFSLALAVFLGWLFKRQAHGVFITTVRPFLSPVNNGETKTSHSAHGEVTGGRGDSAACGSDAKVESQGGSELSEGKGDTEKKICGLVPPHEEELDAAVAGGVRVVASASSSPDELSCNVKNNGQSKDERDESENKRVAEGEDKVRSARTLSAAPTTQGAAPSPSSPRHPSSDSDRQTGWEGAQDVSASATDCLQGEATREQRHKSDVFPSPALSPLPLSPREGPAMSLLQDEEIARLTPAEEAFLRDQDRRVRGSFKYDYPTGTVPPPSASGSPASASVPSSAPPAAATLSSDLWQSDPSSSSPVCGSAGQAVEASSEATEASEAQPGGSGETQEERGPEPSPSAQDAREDKAASSSPMPMHAEASPLDAEPLTHHPDVQQADTDKEERGAAAAAAQVHAKPEEQQAVVEARVAEEDAPSPFPMERPKEEESRVEFPRERSDLASEYVRGEALADKIRGVAEEAGNSASSASVEGGKDDEAQQTQANGEEDRGEAAKIAHEDDVQAVGTVKVEEDEPEKAEAAPDTWDGEEGDDEREEEDEDSQPKVEDLGEVVPEEEKPDSPRVEEFQEEKEEESMEGKTAAELKELGNRKFREGKYPEALDVYTEALDRLDDEEDDWLDEFDAIMQAKEDELEAAENVRYERSRSRGQRANGEKTDAGKELFEDARETAEEDRAPRDADAEAVPAAAEESEAAKAKDGEPKDKGEDMGRDEGEKKQDDEKQDGEAKKRGDAEEEEEHLLTEREFILFKEEKEREREAKAKEFNELRAVLLSNRAACHLHGKCYEAVIGDCTEAIQCHPSYAKAYLRRFTAHEALTKWHDAVADINKALELDPSLEPRYRGDQARVKKKSEEQFEKEKEEMLGKLKDFGNFVLGKVGLSLDNFKVEQNPDTGSYNISFQQNAQPATAGQ